Proteins co-encoded in one Actinomadura luteofluorescens genomic window:
- a CDS encoding PP2C family protein-serine/threonine phosphatase — MSLTVEAAARTHVGLVRRRNEDSVYVGQSLFAVADGLGGHVAGDIASATAIEALRRYDRPVAEADLARVAGQAVSAANTALRNKIEAEPELAGMGTTLVAILWSGSKFVLANVGDSRGYLLRPSSAPQMIPITEDHIYGNLLSDANSVPHLPERLARFLDGRADGRSPDLTTRNLRAGDRFLLCSDGLSPVAPNDLIYAALSSSAAPAATADQLIQLAIDHGGPDNATVVVIDFRRLEA; from the coding sequence ATGAGCCTGACGGTCGAAGCGGCCGCCCGCACGCACGTCGGTCTCGTGCGCCGTCGCAATGAAGACTCGGTCTATGTGGGCCAATCACTGTTCGCAGTCGCCGACGGCCTGGGCGGCCACGTGGCCGGTGACATAGCGAGCGCCACTGCGATCGAGGCTCTGCGCCGCTATGACCGCCCCGTCGCCGAGGCGGACCTCGCACGTGTTGCCGGACAGGCAGTCAGTGCAGCCAATACAGCCCTGCGCAACAAGATCGAAGCTGAGCCAGAACTGGCGGGAATGGGCACCACCCTGGTCGCGATACTGTGGTCCGGGTCGAAGTTCGTGCTCGCGAACGTGGGCGATTCTCGCGGCTACCTGTTGCGCCCTAGCAGCGCCCCACAGATGATCCCAATCACCGAGGATCACATCTACGGCAACCTGCTGTCCGATGCCAACAGCGTGCCGCACTTGCCCGAGCGACTAGCCCGCTTCCTCGACGGCCGCGCCGATGGCCGATCTCCCGATCTGACCACGAGGAATCTGCGCGCTGGCGATCGGTTTCTGCTGTGCTCAGATGGGCTAAGCCCAGTCGCGCCCAACGATCTCATCTACGCTGCGCTTAGTTCGTCAGCAGCGCCGGCCGCTACAGCCGATCAACTGATCCAACTCGCCATCGACCATGGTGGCCCCGACAACGCCACCGTCGTAGTCATCGACTTTCGCAGACTCGAAGCCTAA
- a CDS encoding RRQRL motif-containing zinc-binding protein yields the protein MARRSSATFWDPCGERYGIPTYPWRQAPPHLATRRQLAAAGLRPGGYVVAQVLWRRWRGQGVAYLYDRRCALPKRIPSPAQRAALAKALAARRTCPRCLTDVGYVLPRRLGCCLGCANDWERDAA from the coding sequence ATGGCACGCCGTAGCTCCGCCACGTTCTGGGACCCGTGCGGGGAGCGGTACGGCATCCCCACCTATCCGTGGCGGCAGGCGCCGCCGCACCTGGCTACCCGCCGCCAGCTCGCCGCCGCCGGGCTCCGCCCCGGCGGCTACGTGGTGGCGCAAGTGCTGTGGCGCCGGTGGCGCGGCCAGGGGGTGGCTTACCTGTATGACCGGCGGTGCGCGCTGCCCAAGCGCATCCCGAGCCCCGCGCAGCGTGCCGCGCTGGCCAAAGCGCTGGCCGCGCGGCGTACCTGTCCGCGTTGTCTCACCGATGTGGGTTACGTGCTGCCCCGGCGCCTGGGCTGCTGCCTGGGATGCGCCAACGATTGGGAACGCGACGCCGCCTGA
- a CDS encoding GntR family transcriptional regulator: MAVHSRYLDIAAQIRARIEAGEWEPGAKLPRLDDFAAEYGANRDTIARAIGALETEGYVWAVQGRGSIVRHGMMRLRRPRGNLVKRNVATDSPGYSFPSASGQEVWKHHVPPTSSYEPLTDPRIAGLLGVPVGSSVMRRFRVTGPASEPPFQINISWIHPRGVEAAPEVASQAPGPGDWLYRLEKAGHWPITWMELHRARMPTKDEARLLEIPLSLPVLEIVRVGTSGGDDKPIEVTEYIVASDRVETVHVLHRDESAQDPWPEESTDSDDTQTDR, from the coding sequence GTGGCCGTGCACTCGCGCTACTTGGACATCGCCGCCCAGATCAGAGCACGGATCGAGGCTGGCGAGTGGGAACCGGGAGCCAAGCTCCCACGGCTAGACGACTTCGCCGCCGAGTACGGCGCGAACCGAGACACGATCGCGCGGGCGATCGGAGCTCTGGAAACGGAAGGCTACGTCTGGGCCGTCCAGGGCCGAGGCAGCATCGTCCGCCACGGCATGATGCGGCTACGCAGGCCACGAGGGAACCTGGTGAAGCGGAACGTAGCCACAGACAGCCCCGGGTACTCCTTCCCATCGGCGTCCGGCCAGGAGGTGTGGAAGCATCACGTCCCACCAACCTCCTCATATGAACCGCTGACCGACCCGCGAATCGCGGGTCTGTTGGGTGTCCCAGTAGGCAGCTCGGTAATGCGTCGCTTCCGGGTGACCGGCCCCGCCTCCGAACCTCCGTTTCAAATCAACATCTCGTGGATCCACCCTCGTGGCGTCGAAGCCGCCCCAGAGGTTGCATCCCAAGCACCTGGCCCCGGGGACTGGCTGTATCGGCTGGAGAAGGCCGGCCACTGGCCGATCACCTGGATGGAACTCCACCGCGCCCGCATGCCCACCAAAGACGAAGCACGGCTACTGGAGATCCCGCTCAGCTTGCCGGTGCTGGAGATCGTGCGGGTGGGCACGTCGGGAGGAGACGACAAGCCCATAGAGGTGACGGAGTACATCGTGGCCAGCGATCGAGTCGAGACCGTCCATGTCTTGCATCGTGATGAGTCGGCACAAGACCCGTGGCCGGAAGAATCTACGGATTCCGACGACACGCAGACGGACAGGTGA
- a CDS encoding AbiJ-related protein — protein sequence MKPDDFFEGDGWHRRLDVTLLRLVRKGPLDGVSDLDAALGLTQLAEEGFNRLGNFGQRLDDGGIAEVLQSQRVVLRRLGIDFRFPFYDFRAFYRYCEKHQFATWDHLPLINEFFAPALERLEELNGLRVKGSDLPIPARRITEVTRRRIMESIRVTNNAWQYLNWTGSILTEIEFLDQIYDLDSLPSSDSRFLTARNDIYQHCINNPDDLPTDWIFHDWRFGLTDSDDHLLRFLAQMLHPEVRPDAEEVERLRVRFNEILQHDGYEIVPVEWISGAPVFGSRRIGAATPGAVKQLVFAADGPKPKIVLADLVSGDIRITENEQYCLVYDQPIKRAGLTWGDLLAWWRTRRSFPKEVPDVDVGRDLWRRLYASLHKLPESAERRQRSPEQMLFHTYTDMFPISDAGSRFPALVPQVYVHYDPQTRRQRGGADSALGRERMDFLLLLSHGVRVVVEVDGKQHYADGNGLASPRLYGKMVA from the coding sequence ATGAAGCCTGACGACTTCTTCGAGGGTGACGGCTGGCACAGGCGCCTTGACGTTACTCTCCTTCGGCTCGTCCGCAAGGGCCCGCTGGACGGCGTTAGCGACCTGGACGCCGCCTTGGGGCTGACGCAGTTGGCTGAGGAGGGGTTCAACCGGCTTGGCAACTTCGGGCAGCGGTTGGATGACGGCGGGATAGCTGAGGTTCTCCAGAGTCAGCGTGTGGTATTGAGGCGACTTGGAATAGACTTTCGCTTCCCCTTCTACGACTTTCGAGCGTTCTACCGCTACTGCGAGAAACATCAGTTCGCCACATGGGACCACCTTCCTCTGATCAATGAGTTTTTTGCACCAGCACTGGAACGCCTGGAAGAACTGAACGGTCTTAGAGTCAAGGGCAGCGATCTTCCAATTCCGGCTAGACGCATCACCGAGGTCACTCGTCGCCGCATCATGGAGTCAATTAGAGTCACCAACAATGCCTGGCAGTACTTGAACTGGACGGGCTCCATTCTAACTGAAATTGAGTTCCTCGATCAGATATATGATCTCGACTCTCTGCCTAGTAGCGACTCACGCTTCCTTACGGCTCGAAACGACATCTATCAGCATTGCATCAACAATCCTGACGACTTGCCCACTGATTGGATATTTCATGACTGGCGTTTTGGGCTGACGGATAGCGATGATCACCTGCTGAGATTCTTGGCTCAAATGCTGCATCCTGAGGTGCGCCCTGATGCAGAAGAAGTGGAAAGGCTGCGAGTCCGCTTTAATGAGATTCTGCAACACGATGGTTATGAAATCGTCCCGGTGGAGTGGATCAGCGGGGCTCCGGTATTCGGATCTCGCAGGATCGGAGCTGCTACGCCTGGAGCCGTAAAGCAACTGGTTTTTGCCGCGGACGGTCCAAAGCCTAAGATCGTGCTTGCCGACCTCGTGTCTGGCGACATCCGGATCACGGAAAATGAACAGTACTGTCTTGTCTACGATCAACCGATCAAAAGAGCCGGCCTCACCTGGGGGGACCTTCTTGCCTGGTGGCGCACTAGGAGATCTTTTCCTAAGGAAGTGCCTGACGTCGATGTGGGCCGTGATCTCTGGCGGCGACTCTACGCATCGCTACACAAGCTTCCAGAGTCAGCGGAGCGTAGGCAGAGAAGCCCAGAGCAAATGCTTTTTCACACCTACACCGATATGTTCCCAATTAGCGATGCTGGTTCCCGCTTCCCTGCTCTGGTGCCACAAGTATATGTGCATTATGATCCACAGACACGCAGGCAGCGCGGGGGCGCGGATAGCGCGCTTGGGCGCGAACGCATGGATTTTCTTCTTCTACTTTCACACGGCGTCCGGGTTGTGGTGGAGGTAGATGGCAAGCAGCACTACGCCGATGGCAACGGCCTAGCGTCGCCTCGCCTTTATGGCAAAATGGTTGCCTAG
- a CDS encoding DNA cytosine methyltransferase yields MTFSLPLSLGSMCTGYGGLDLAVAEVLDVAPVWVADPAPGAAAVLAHRFPGVPNLGDLTAVDFGRVPPVDVLCAGFPCQDLSYAGRGAGIREGTRSGLWHVIADAVGVLRPRYLVLKNVSAIVARRPGLDVVLADLAALGFTAEWTCLRASDIGAPHARNRWFLAAEDPHRATGGQRRQPAPRQAQSWRARPDTGRRGGAPAPDARCQGRQRAGGAQERHPATAQRRPGGIGWGAYRPAIDRWEHLTGRTAPHPTEPTGRNGAHRLSPLFVEWLMGLPNGWVTDVPALSRNQQLTLLGNGVLPRQGAAALAGLFARLSADRTP; encoded by the coding sequence ATGACCTTTTCACTGCCGCTGTCCCTGGGATCGATGTGCACCGGCTACGGCGGGCTGGACCTAGCCGTCGCCGAGGTGCTCGACGTGGCCCCGGTGTGGGTTGCCGATCCCGCGCCCGGCGCCGCGGCCGTGCTGGCGCACCGGTTCCCCGGTGTGCCCAATCTCGGCGACCTGACCGCCGTCGACTTCGGCCGGGTGCCGCCCGTGGATGTGCTGTGCGCCGGGTTCCCCTGCCAAGACCTGTCCTACGCCGGCCGAGGTGCCGGTATCCGTGAAGGGACCCGTAGTGGACTTTGGCACGTCATCGCCGACGCCGTGGGCGTCCTACGACCCCGCTACCTCGTCCTGAAGAACGTCTCAGCCATCGTTGCCCGGCGTCCCGGACTCGACGTCGTACTCGCCGACCTTGCCGCCCTCGGGTTCACTGCGGAATGGACGTGTCTACGCGCGTCCGACATCGGCGCCCCGCACGCCCGCAACCGCTGGTTCCTGGCTGCTGAAGACCCCCACCGCGCAACTGGCGGTCAACGGCGGCAGCCAGCACCCCGACAAGCGCAGAGCTGGCGGGCACGGCCCGACACTGGCCGACGAGGTGGAGCACCTGCTCCCGACGCCCGCTGCCAGGGACGTCAAAGGGCCGGCGGCGCGCAAGAGCGGCATCCCGCAACTGCCCAACGTCGCCCTGGCGGTATCGGCTGGGGCGCCTACCGCCCCGCGATCGACCGGTGGGAGCACCTCACCGGCCGAACAGCTCCTCATCCCACTGAACCCACCGGACGCAACGGCGCCCACCGGTTGAGCCCCCTCTTCGTCGAATGGCTCATGGGCCTGCCCAACGGATGGGTCACCGACGTCCCCGCACTGTCCCGCAACCAGCAACTCACGCTGCTCGGCAACGGCGTGCTTCCACGCCAGGGCGCCGCCGCCCTAGCGGGCCTGTTCGCCCGCCTGTCCGCCGATCGCACGCCTTAG